A genomic stretch from Phycisphaerae bacterium includes:
- a CDS encoding NADH-quinone oxidoreductase subunit M: protein MITDRILSIIIFLPIAGAALLFTRTAWSPATIRRFALGIALATLVFAACAKWMYLFPSSSTEPGGYRFVERADWVMGGNESTPVRVQYYVGVDGISLPLMLLTALLTPLAIWGSFSGIKDRHREYYALMLLLHGAMLGVFCARDLLLFYVFFEFTLIPLYFLIGIWGGPQRQKAADMFFIYTLSGSMLTFAAVLYLGWKASSVALGAAGTHEFSFELDRLYQLAADGHLPGSTQWWLFLAFFAGFAIKVPLFPMHTWLPLAHTEAPTAGSVILAAILLKLGTYGFLRLSLPMLPAASIELAPVVGTLAVLGIIYGAVAAWVQTDVKKLVAYSSVSHLGFCLLGMFSLKMAGLTGSLLYMINHGLSTGALFLIVGMIYERYHTREMAKIGGLARQMPIMAFFLIVFTMSSIGLPGLNGFVSEFLVLLGTFTSGQASANGGAGPLGIWFAVPAATGILLGAIYMLHMAGRVLFGPVKEPGHGFDASTGLSQDLNRREVAILAPLALGCLLLGVYPKSTIDIMEPSLQKNVLAHVESIPTGKMLAEGHRRPVGRALHADLDPTADGSAGEAHPIAEAAP from the coding sequence GTGATAACGGATCGCATACTTTCGATCATCATCTTTCTGCCCATCGCCGGGGCGGCGTTGCTATTCACGCGCACGGCATGGAGCCCCGCGACGATCCGTCGCTTTGCGCTCGGCATCGCCCTGGCGACGCTCGTATTCGCGGCCTGCGCCAAGTGGATGTACCTTTTCCCATCGTCGTCCACCGAACCCGGTGGCTACCGGTTCGTTGAGCGCGCCGATTGGGTCATGGGAGGAAATGAATCCACGCCGGTCCGCGTGCAATACTACGTCGGTGTTGATGGAATCAGTCTCCCGCTCATGCTCCTGACCGCCCTGCTCACGCCTCTGGCAATCTGGGGCAGCTTCAGCGGAATTAAGGATCGGCATCGCGAGTATTACGCACTGATGCTCCTGCTCCACGGGGCGATGCTCGGCGTCTTCTGCGCCCGCGACCTCCTCCTTTTCTACGTATTCTTCGAGTTCACGCTGATCCCGCTGTACTTCCTGATCGGCATCTGGGGCGGTCCACAACGCCAGAAGGCCGCCGACATGTTCTTCATTTACACATTGTCCGGCAGCATGTTGACCTTCGCCGCCGTTCTCTACCTGGGATGGAAGGCTTCCAGTGTGGCGCTCGGCGCGGCGGGTACTCACGAATTCTCCTTCGAACTCGATCGACTCTATCAACTCGCGGCCGATGGCCATCTCCCGGGTTCCACGCAATGGTGGCTCTTCCTCGCCTTCTTCGCCGGGTTCGCTATCAAGGTCCCGCTCTTCCCGATGCACACCTGGCTGCCCTTGGCCCATACCGAGGCCCCTACCGCCGGCTCCGTCATCCTCGCCGCCATCCTTCTCAAACTCGGAACCTACGGCTTTCTGCGGCTGAGCCTGCCCATGCTTCCGGCCGCCTCGATCGAACTCGCACCGGTCGTCGGCACGCTCGCCGTACTCGGCATCATCTACGGCGCCGTCGCCGCCTGGGTGCAAACCGACGTGAAGAAGCTCGTCGCCTACTCCTCCGTCTCACACTTGGGCTTCTGCCTCCTCGGCATGTTCAGCCTCAAGATGGCCGGCCTGACCGGTTCGCTGCTGTACATGATCAATCACGGGCTCTCGACGGGCGCGCTCTTCCTCATCGTCGGCATGATCTATGAGCGTTACCACACTCGCGAAATGGCCAAAATTGGCGGGCTTGCCCGGCAGATGCCGATCATGGCCTTCTTCCTGATCGTCTTCACCATGTCCAGCATCGGCCTGCCGGGGCTCAACGGCTTTGTCAGCGAGTTCCTCGTCCTGCTCGGCACGTTCACCTCGGGACAAGCATCTGCAAATGGTGGTGCCGGACCGTTGGGTATCTGGTTCGCCGTACCTGCCGCTACGGGCATCCTCCTCGGCGCGATTTACATGCTGCACATGGCGGGTCGCGTCCTCTTCGGTCCCGTGAAGGAACCCGGCCACGGCTTTGATGCATCGACGGGACTGTCGCAAGACCTCAACCGCCGCGAAGTCGCGATCCTGGCGCCTCTCGCGCTCGGCTGTCTATTGCTCGGCGTCTATCCCAAATCGACGATCGACATCATGGAGCCTTCGTTGCAAAAGAACGTGCTGGCCCACGTTGAGTCGATTCCAACCGGCAAAATGTTGGCAGAAGGCCATAGGCGTCCCGTAGGGCGTGCTTTACACGCCGACTTGGATCCAACCGCAGACGGCTCGGCGGGCGAAGCCCACCCTATAGCGGAAGCTGCACCATGA
- the nuoL gene encoding NADH-quinone oxidoreductase subunit L: MDAKTLAVLIPLLPLAGAILVGLVGLRGLRGRSHWLVILPVAAALVAAARLTGNTWLLGERVCAPGASVLTKSFSLYHWMSAGAGNWLDVSFRVDPLTCTMLIVVLAVSLLVVMYSVGYMRDHHGHPERGYERFFAFLAIFVFSMCMLVLAGNFLLLYLGWELVGLSSYLLIGFYYQRPSAAAAAKKAFLVNRIGDFGFGLGIFLIYYTFRSLDYETVFNMVRQMKAAGGAELDPSRITTIALLLFCGAVGKSAQLPLHVWLPDAMEGPTPVSALIHAATMVTAGVYMVARCNVIFAASAYAMWIVATIGAVTAIFAATIALTQFDMKRILAYSTLSQLGYMFLGLGVGAFDSAIFHLYTHAFFKALLFLGAGSVMHAMAGTIDIRRFGGLARALPITATTFWIGGLALSGFPLLAGFWSKDEIVHAALGSTMPWLGGVAIVTAWLTAFYTFRMIFLAFHGKERLPHGVEHAHESGPWMTAPLLLLAIGAVFAGYAGVTIQGGGFLGVFEPHGRFHQFLSSVLPQPHAETPAAGHESHWLMYASAGIAVWGIFTAWFFYRRRPTIPMAIALAFEPAYRLLYNKYYVDELYDTVLVRPLRWFGEFCYGLDRFFINGILWFISAVPRAIGYGLKRWQQGALQGYALGMTAGVLIILWWMLVAT, from the coding sequence TTGGACGCTAAGACGCTGGCTGTACTCATCCCCCTCCTTCCTCTCGCCGGGGCGATCCTCGTTGGGCTTGTTGGCCTGCGCGGGCTGCGCGGTCGTTCGCATTGGCTGGTCATCCTCCCCGTCGCCGCCGCACTCGTGGCCGCCGCGCGGCTGACCGGGAACACCTGGCTGCTGGGCGAACGCGTTTGTGCACCGGGCGCGTCCGTCTTGACCAAGTCTTTCAGCCTCTATCACTGGATGAGCGCGGGCGCGGGGAATTGGCTGGACGTCTCTTTCCGCGTCGACCCGCTGACCTGCACGATGCTGATCGTGGTCCTCGCGGTCTCGCTCCTCGTCGTGATGTACTCGGTCGGTTACATGCGCGATCACCACGGCCACCCCGAGCGCGGCTACGAGCGGTTTTTCGCCTTCCTGGCGATTTTCGTCTTTTCCATGTGCATGCTGGTGTTGGCGGGTAATTTCCTCCTTCTATACCTGGGGTGGGAACTGGTCGGTCTGTCGAGCTATTTGCTCATCGGCTTCTACTATCAGCGCCCGTCCGCCGCCGCCGCGGCCAAGAAGGCCTTTCTAGTCAACCGCATCGGCGATTTCGGCTTCGGTTTGGGCATCTTCCTGATCTATTACACCTTCAGGTCCCTCGACTACGAGACCGTGTTCAACATGGTCCGTCAGATGAAAGCCGCGGGCGGCGCGGAACTTGACCCCTCGCGGATTACGACGATCGCCCTGCTGCTCTTTTGCGGCGCGGTCGGCAAGAGCGCCCAACTCCCGCTGCATGTGTGGCTCCCCGACGCGATGGAAGGCCCCACGCCCGTCAGCGCCCTGATCCACGCCGCCACGATGGTCACTGCCGGCGTGTACATGGTCGCCCGCTGCAACGTGATTTTCGCCGCCAGCGCATACGCCATGTGGATCGTCGCCACGATCGGGGCGGTCACCGCGATCTTCGCCGCGACGATCGCCCTCACGCAATTCGACATGAAGCGGATCCTCGCGTACTCGACGCTCAGCCAATTGGGCTACATGTTTCTCGGCCTGGGCGTCGGCGCGTTTGACTCTGCCATCTTCCACCTCTACACGCACGCCTTTTTCAAAGCCCTCCTCTTCCTCGGCGCGGGCAGCGTCATGCACGCCATGGCAGGCACGATCGACATCCGCCGCTTCGGCGGACTGGCCCGGGCATTGCCCATCACCGCTACCACATTCTGGATTGGCGGGCTTGCACTTTCTGGATTCCCGCTTCTCGCCGGCTTCTGGAGCAAGGATGAAATCGTCCACGCGGCGCTGGGCAGTACCATGCCCTGGCTCGGCGGCGTCGCCATCGTCACCGCGTGGCTCACGGCGTTCTACACCTTCCGCATGATCTTCCTCGCCTTTCACGGCAAAGAGCGCCTTCCGCACGGCGTCGAGCACGCCCATGAATCCGGCCCGTGGATGACCGCACCGCTCCTGCTGCTCGCGATCGGCGCGGTCTTCGCGGGTTACGCCGGCGTAACGATCCAGGGCGGCGGGTTTCTCGGCGTCTTTGAACCGCACGGCCGTTTCCATCAATTTCTCTCATCCGTGCTGCCCCAACCGCACGCTGAAACGCCCGCTGCCGGTCACGAGAGCCATTGGCTGATGTATGCCTCCGCCGGCATTGCTGTCTGGGGCATTTTTACGGCGTGGTTCTTTTATCGCCGCCGCCCGACGATCCCGATGGCCATCGCGCTGGCCTTCGAGCCGGCCTACCGGCTGCTTTACAACAAGTATTACGTGGATGAGCTGTACGACACGGTCCTTGTTCGGCCGCTTCGCTGGTTCGGCGAGTTCTGCTACGGCCTGGATCGCTTCTTCATCAACGGAATTCTGTGGTTCATCTCCGCGGTCCCGCGGGCGATCGGCTATGGACTCAAGCGCTGGCAGCAGGGAGCGTTGCAGGGTTATGCGCTGGGAATGACGGCGGGCGTCTTGATCATCCTGTGGTGGATGCTGGTGGCGACGTGA
- the nuoK gene encoding NADH-quinone oxidoreductase subunit NuoK: MAQTTALMVLGAALFGLGLVGFLTRRNLIIMFLCTEVMFQGVLMNLVGMGLAHGNLQGQAFGLFVLVIAAVEAGLGLAIVVMLYRRRGTLDAESWRIMRG; this comes from the coding sequence ATGGCTCAAACGACCGCACTCATGGTTCTCGGCGCTGCCCTCTTCGGGCTGGGGCTCGTCGGTTTCCTCACGCGCCGAAACTTGATCATCATGTTCCTCTGCACGGAAGTGATGTTTCAGGGCGTCCTGATGAACCTCGTTGGCATGGGCCTGGCGCATGGCAATCTCCAGGGCCAGGCCTTCGGTCTCTTCGTTCTGGTCATCGCCGCCGTCGAGGCGGGGCTGGGTTTGGCGATCGTGGTAATGCTCTATCGGCGGCGCGGAACGCTCGACGCCGAGAGTTGGCGGATCATGCGCGGGTGA